The Lycium barbarum isolate Lr01 chromosome 12, ASM1917538v2, whole genome shotgun sequence genome includes a region encoding these proteins:
- the LOC132623961 gene encoding GTPase activating protein 1-like, translating into MENQLGLLRIRVIRGINLAIRDLRSSDPYVVVKMGKQKLKTRVVKKNVNPEWNEDLTLCISEPVLPIKLQVYDKDTFSPDDKMGDAEVDIVPLIDAAITTRCQNIPNGTIISKITPSRQNCYSEESCIVYENGKVVQHVFIRLRNVECGEIELRLQWIDIPGSRNL; encoded by the exons ATGGAGAATCAGTTGGGTCTTCTGAGAATCCGTGTAATCAGAGGCATAAATTTGGCCATTAGAGATTTAAGAAGCAGTGATCCTTATGTTGTTGTTAAGATGGGCAAACAG AAATTGAAGACTCGAGTGGTGAAGAAGAATGTAAATCCCGAATGGAATGAAGACTTAACGCTATGTATTTCTGAACCTGTTCTCCCAATCAAGCTG CAAGTTTATGACAAGGATACATTTTCTCCCGATGATAAAATGGGCGACGCGGAAGTTGACATTGTACCACTTATAGATGCAGCAATTACAACGCGCTGTCAGAACATTCCTAATGGAACCATAATTTCCAAAATAACGCCAAGCAGGCAGAATTGTTATTCTGAAGAAAGCTGTATTGTCTATGAAAATGGCAAGGTTGTCCAACATGTGTTTATCAGGTTGAGGAATGTTGAGTGTGGTGAAATAGAGCTCCGGTTGCAATGGATAGACATTCCTGGTTCCAGGAATCTATAG
- the LOC132623367 gene encoding uncharacterized protein LOC132623367, whose amino-acid sequence MTLAWWQEIDPFACDDADTESTMHPFVMPTHREMDQKFMKEFVEIEDDAVNERIDRLKENLEGATVIKCATTRRIDHAPPATPHNDKEMYEADQDREGVGVQGDGQGTCGVEAGICCGGGTCPRWGCDPLLQKNLLARMERLEQACGTEVAFKGRLILLKRSSMRQVTTLNITSKH is encoded by the exons ATGACACTCGCTTGGTGGCAAGAAATTGATCCATTTGCTTGTGATGATGCAGAC ACTGAATCCACTATGCACCCTTTCGTTATGCCTACTCACCGCGAGATGGATCAGAAATTCATGAAGGAATTTGTTGAAATTGAGGATGACGCTGTGAATGAAAGAATTGACAGACTAAAAGAAAATTTGGAAGGGGCGACAGTAATAAAGTGCGCTACCACTAGAAGAATTGATCATGCACCACCGGCTACGCCTCATAATGATAAAGAAATGTATGAAGCTGATCAAGACAGAGAAGGTGTAGGGGTTCAGGGTGATGGCCAAGGGACATGTGGCGTGGAAGCTGGTATATGCTGTGGTGGAGGAACATGTCCACGTTGGGGCTGTGACCCGTTGCTGCAAAAGAACTTGTTAGCAAGGATGGAACGACTTGAACAGGCTTGTGGGACTGAAGTAGCCTTCAAGGGCCGACTGATATTATTGAAAAGATCCTCGATGCGCCAAGTGACAACATTAAACATAACATCGAAGCACTAG